The window TTTGACCGCCCGTCCTCCGAGGCCTGGAACCAGTCATGGATCAAGTCAGCCTCCTCCGTTCTTCCTGCAGACTTGGTCGCCACCTGGCAGAAGATCGACAAGGAGGAGCGCGCCAAGGATGAAAACGAATACGTCATCATGATCAAGCCTTCCGAGCAGCAGGCGGAGCAGCGCATGCAGATGGAAATGGAATCGGAGATCGATGGGATTGTACAAACTCTGAATCTGCCCAAAGAGCGGACGGCTGCTCTCAAGCAGTTGTCAAAACAAGCCGTGCAGGAGTCCCTGCAGCAGGCCCGCAAAGGCTGGCTCCAGCAGGCGAAAAGCTATTCTCCTGAAGATCGCAAGCGCCTCCGGGGGAGAATTTTCTTCGGCATCAATGACGATAACCAGGCCCTCAAGCTAAAGACGTGGACCGAGGGCCTTAAAAAACTTCTCTCCGATGCCGAATTCAAGCTCATGTCGGTGGAAAACACCCAGCGTGACCATCGCACTTTTCTGGCCCTCGCCCGCGCTTGTCTCACGGAGATGGACCAGACGCTCATGCTCACTCAGGAGCAGCGCCACAAGCTCGAACCTCTCGTCATGGAGAGCATGAAGCCGCTCATGGAGCAGCGCAGGCAGCAATACTGGAACTACAATTCCTACCAGTTGTTCCAAACCGCCGCCAAGGTCAGCACCGAAGATCTCCGCAGCATCCTCGATGAGGTGCAGCGCGGCCGCTGGAAGGAAATGGCAGAGCAGGGCAGAAACTCGGCGCGCAGCTCTGTGCCAGACATGAGCGCCTCCTTTGCTGAGGTGCAGGACATGGAGGCGGCCACCTCCCGCCATCTCTACAAGATGTTTATCGCCGAGAGGACCAGAACTCTTGAGGTCATGATGCCTCAGGTCGAGGAGGCCGCCCGCCTGCTCTCCCTGCCCGACACGGTTGTATCAAAACTTACCACTGTGGCCAAGGGTGCCGTGGAGTCCAGCCTCGGGTATTGGCGCCAGACGACCGAAAGCTACGTCTGGCAGGCCGTTCAGAACGCCACGCCTAAAACCATCCTTCAGATCCTCGCAGGCACGGAGAGCTCCAATTCCGGTGGCCGCACAGAAACCCGTCCCCAGAACACTGTGCTGTGGAAGTCTTTTTTGCACTCGGCTCTCAGCGAAGCTCAGCTCAAAAAACTCCAGCAGTCGGCAGACGAGCGCCAGAATTATCGCCTTCAGGCCATGGCTGCCATGAGCACCTCAGAGATTGATCGCCGCCGCAGACTCACCGCAGATCAGTCCGCCAAGGTCCAGACCGCCGTCCAAAAGGTGCTCGCTGAATACCTGCCGGACATGGAGCGTTACATGACCAATCAGTGGTTCCTTCAGTACTACCATGCCCTGGTTCCCGTGGCGGGCGTCCCCGAAAAGGAGCTTCAGGCCATCCTCACCCCAGAGCAGTGGAAGCTCTGCAAGGACCGCGATCTCCCCGACGCCCTCCAGTACTGGGAAGGCATCAAAAGCAATCATGAACAGCGCATGAAGCGCGGCGGTCAGGCGGGTGGCAATGTGCGTGTGATCAATGACGCAATCATCTTCAACAATGACTGAACAAGCCCCCATGATCCCGCACCACTCCTGCATGGGCCGTGTTTTCCAGCCCCTGCTTTCATGCACCCCGGGCCTTCTGGCGCTGTTCATGTTTCTTCTCGCTGCGGCTGCTTCTGCTCAGGATCCCGCCCTCCGTTTCGGTGGTGCCATTCCACAGGAGGTGGAGACCGTCTATGAGCGTGGCCTCGCCTGGCTCGCCTCAAAGCAGAGCGAGGACGGCAGCTGGCAGGGCGGCCATACCGGAGCCGGCATCGACGGCATCTGCCTCATGGCCTTTCTTGCCTCCGGCGAAGATCCCAATTTCGGCCGTTACGCTCCCAACATCCGCCGCGGCCTCCGCGCCATCATCCGCAGTCAGGATGCAAACAGTGGTTACCTCCCCAACAGCATGTACCACCACGGCTTCGCCATGCTCTCTCTCTCTGAAGCCTATGGCGCGGTTGACGAGTCCCTGCTCTGGGAAGGCGGCAGCTCTGTGCGCACCATCGCCCAGGCGCTCGATCTCGCCATCCGCTGTGCCAGCAACGCCCAGAAGGCCAACCGCTGGGGCGGCTGGCGCTACACCCCGAACTCCACAGATGCAGACACCTCCGTCACCGGCGCGGTTCTGATGGGCCTGCTCGCTGCACGCAATGCGGGCATGGCTGTCCCGGATGAAGTCATCGACACCGCCCTCGAATACATGAAACGCTGCACCGGCAGGGATGGCAGCGTCGCCTATACCGGCGGCTTCGGTGGCTTTGGCGAGTCCATGAACCGCAGCGCCATCGCCACGCTCGTCGCCGCCGTTTCCAAGCACAAGGACTCCGAGGAGTTCTCCGCCACCCTCAAACACATCACCGAGCGCCTTGATCACAGCGAGGGCACCTACAAGGAATACTTCCGCTACTACATGGCCCAGGCGCTCTTTCAGGGAGACTACGCCTCCTGGCAGAAATGGAATGCCGCCACTGCGCGCACCTTGGGGGAAACCCAGGGCTCTGATGGCAGCTTTGCCGGCAGTCCATACGAGACCGGCATGTCGCTTCTCGCCCTGGGGTTGAACTTCCGCTTCCTGCCCATCTATGAACGCTAGGCCCTCCATCCTCGCTCTCATCCTCTCGGCGCTTTCCCTCGGCGCTTCTGAGCTGCATTGGCAGAATGGCGAGTGGCTCGGCGGGCATTTTGTCGGCGCTGAAGACGGCCACGTCACCTGGCGCTCCCCCATGTTCAGCGAGGACTTTGAAGTACGCATCGACGCCCTCAGACGCATCAACCGCTTCAAGACCGACTCCAAAACCGACGAGCCCTTCAGCATCCACCTCGCCGACGGCAGCTGCCTCTACGGCTCCATCACCGGCCTTGATGCCAAAACCCTTCGCATCAAATCCGCACGTGCTGGCAGCTTCCAGGTGCTCCGGGATACCATTGTCAGCATCCATCACCTCAAAGTTCCTGACGCGCCCCTGCCCGCCCTGGCAGGTACCAGCGGATGGACCGAGCCCCCTTCGCCCAATCACTCATCCACCAGCCAGAAGCTCTGGCGCATGGTCCCCGGTGCTTCCCTTCAGCAGGTGGGTTGGAATCGCAGCGCCTCCCTCCCTCTCCAGCTCCCGGAGAAGTTGGAGATGCAGATCCGCCTGCGTTCCTCCGTGCGTCCGGAATTCAAAATCGAACTCAGTGCCCCCGGCGCTCAGCGCATGGTCGTGGAGACTTGGATCGACGATGTGGTGCTGCAGGGACGAATTTTCGAAAAACTCCAGACGCTAGGCGACAATGACCACCGCCTGGAACTGACTCTCTTCTGGAACCGCACCACCGGCCTCTGCGCAGTCTATGACTCAAAGGGTCGTAAAATTTTCGAAACAAGCAAGCCGCCTGTGAACGAGACCAGGCAGCAGCCTGAAAAGAAAGCGGCGGCAAAGCAGCCTCAGAAGGAGAAAGCCGAAGAAGGCGGCGGCATTTTCGGTGCTTTGCTCGGCGTCGTAAAGGAGGCGGCGCAGGCTCGTATCGAGGCCATGCAGCAGCCTCGCGAGACTCCCGCTGCCGACGAGGAATCCCCCGCTTCCCCGGGTGTCACCCTGCTCAACAAAGGCCCCGATCTCACCCTCGAAGACCTGCGCATTCGCTCCTGGGATGGCAGTCTTCCTTCCGACATCATCACGTCCCGCCCGCAGATCGCGCTCACAGATGGCCGCATTTTGAAAGCCTCGCCAGTTCGCGCAGATTCAGACTCCGTGACTGTTCGCGGCCAGGGCGGCAAAGAAACCCGTCTCCCTTGGGACAAAGTCCTCGCTCTGGAACTCGTCACAGAGTCCTCGCCTTTCCATCAGGCTGCTCCCCCGCTTACGGAAATGTGGTTCACCGATGGCGAATGGATCAATGGCACCCTGCTCCACGTGCGCAACGAAGTCGCCTCCTTCAAGACCACCTTCTCTGAAGAGCCCGTGCATTTCAAAATCTCCGCTCTTCACCATCTCGACTTCAGCGGCTTCAAATCTCCTGCGGAAGACAAGACCGACCTCGCCTCGCTCGACAAGCTCACCATTAGCAAAAATTCCCTTCATGGTACTCTCGATGCAGGTGGCGAAGCCCAGCCGCGCTGGAAACCCGTCGGTGGCCTCAAGCCCGTCCCTCTTGTCACCGCTGGCGAGATCGAAATCACCCGCGCGGCCCCGGCCGAGCCCGCAGTCACTTCCACCGACGCCCTCTTCTATCTTCAGGACGGAGATGTTCTTCCCGGCAAACTGCGCGCCATCGATTCCAGGCAGATCGACCTCGACTCCCAGTTTTCCTCCATCAGGCATCTTCCTGCCGAGCGGCTCATGGCCATTCAGTTCGGCGGCGAATCCTTGAAGCTCGAAGGCTTCGAAGACCCGGGCTGGCAGCAGGTGCGTGGCGACTCCAAAACCGTCACACGCAAAGGCAAGGATGCCATCGATTTCGAACCCGGCGGCTCATGGGGCCACCCCTCTTTCATGCAGGTGCATGAGCTCAGCTTCTTGCTGCACAACAACAGCTTCTCCGCCCTCCGTCTCCGTTTGTTTTGCGATGGCTTCAGCACCACCTCCCCCAGCACCAACCTCCTCTTCGCCCACATGGGCAGCGAGGTCTGCTTCGGTCTCGAATCCTCCGGCAATCAGATGGATCGCCAGTTCCGCATTCGCACCAAAGCCGCCATGCCGGTTCGCATCGCCGTTGCGGAAAACGCCGTCGAAGTCTTCTTCAATGGCGTCTCCGCTCGCAAGATCACCCTCTCCACCAAAATGCGCTCTGGCCTCGGCCTCGTGCTGGAGCCTTTCAACCTCTGGGGCAATGGCGAGCGCAAGGTCAGCATCAGCTCCTTCACGGCTCGCATCACCCCGGGCCGTGTCGCTGCACCCGTCGTCAACTCTCTCGCC is drawn from Prosthecobacter vanneervenii and contains these coding sequences:
- a CDS encoding prenyltransferase/squalene oxidase repeat-containing protein; the protein is MTEQAPMIPHHSCMGRVFQPLLSCTPGLLALFMFLLAAAASAQDPALRFGGAIPQEVETVYERGLAWLASKQSEDGSWQGGHTGAGIDGICLMAFLASGEDPNFGRYAPNIRRGLRAIIRSQDANSGYLPNSMYHHGFAMLSLSEAYGAVDESLLWEGGSSVRTIAQALDLAIRCASNAQKANRWGGWRYTPNSTDADTSVTGAVLMGLLAARNAGMAVPDEVIDTALEYMKRCTGRDGSVAYTGGFGGFGESMNRSAIATLVAAVSKHKDSEEFSATLKHITERLDHSEGTYKEYFRYYMAQALFQGDYASWQKWNAATARTLGETQGSDGSFAGSPYETGMSLLALGLNFRFLPIYER
- a CDS encoding TlpA family protein disulfide reductase, whose protein sequence is MNARPSILALILSALSLGASELHWQNGEWLGGHFVGAEDGHVTWRSPMFSEDFEVRIDALRRINRFKTDSKTDEPFSIHLADGSCLYGSITGLDAKTLRIKSARAGSFQVLRDTIVSIHHLKVPDAPLPALAGTSGWTEPPSPNHSSTSQKLWRMVPGASLQQVGWNRSASLPLQLPEKLEMQIRLRSSVRPEFKIELSAPGAQRMVVETWIDDVVLQGRIFEKLQTLGDNDHRLELTLFWNRTTGLCAVYDSKGRKIFETSKPPVNETRQQPEKKAAAKQPQKEKAEEGGGIFGALLGVVKEAAQARIEAMQQPRETPAADEESPASPGVTLLNKGPDLTLEDLRIRSWDGSLPSDIITSRPQIALTDGRILKASPVRADSDSVTVRGQGGKETRLPWDKVLALELVTESSPFHQAAPPLTEMWFTDGEWINGTLLHVRNEVASFKTTFSEEPVHFKISALHHLDFSGFKSPAEDKTDLASLDKLTISKNSLHGTLDAGGEAQPRWKPVGGLKPVPLVTAGEIEITRAAPAEPAVTSTDALFYLQDGDVLPGKLRAIDSRQIDLDSQFSSIRHLPAERLMAIQFGGESLKLEGFEDPGWQQVRGDSKTVTRKGKDAIDFEPGGSWGHPSFMQVHELSFLLHNNSFSALRLRLFCDGFSTTSPSTNLLFAHMGSEVCFGLESSGNQMDRQFRIRTKAAMPVRIAVAENAVEVFFNGVSARKITLSTKMRSGLGLVLEPFNLWGNGERKVSISSFTARITPGRVAAPVVNSLAREHALTVPRFRKEDPPRHALLAANGDILRGVIEAATADHFAVRSGLENIQVPRDRVKAAVWLVKPFDDINAAFEARDKEQSPPLITHWLLLNNGGRLGLKVTRFAEDSVFGTSPLLGECHVPLPQIHGIRSTTPPDSSAMLALRDWKLKFAPEPVLPESGGQSSPLLNQEAKPFKLPLLSGGDFDLSQEKGKVIVLDFWATWCGPCIKSLPQLIDSMSPFDSKLVRFIGVNQAEDKETVKAFLETRGWTFEVALDAAQRVGQSFGVEGIPHTVVIGPDGRIAYIKTGYESDGAEKIAQAVKKLLKK